A genomic region of Janthinobacterium lividum contains the following coding sequences:
- a CDS encoding NrsF family protein, protein MKTDDLIAMLASGPDVAAAPPPGARWRAAGTLGAGVLASVALMAMLLGVRPNLEQLAQLPDFWIKVGFVVCLCLAAWHVSRRLCVPGAATRALPLLIAMPLLLMWALGAIILQEAPPEQRAELFWGATWRSCPLLIALLSLPILAAVLRLMRQLAPTRLRLAGAAAGFAAGGMAALVYCLHCPELAASFVGFWYVLGMLVPTAIGAAIGPKVLAW, encoded by the coding sequence ATGAAAACCGATGACTTGATCGCCATGCTGGCCAGCGGCCCCGACGTGGCTGCCGCGCCGCCACCGGGGGCCCGCTGGCGTGCCGCAGGCACTTTGGGCGCCGGCGTGCTGGCCAGCGTGGCGCTGATGGCCATGCTGCTGGGCGTGCGGCCCAACCTGGAACAACTGGCCCAGCTGCCCGATTTCTGGATCAAGGTGGGCTTTGTCGTCTGCCTCTGCCTGGCGGCCTGGCACGTCAGCCGCCGCCTGTGCGTGCCGGGCGCCGCCACCCGCGCCCTGCCCTTGCTCATCGCCATGCCCCTGCTGCTGATGTGGGCGCTGGGTGCCATCATCCTGCAGGAAGCCCCGCCCGAGCAACGCGCCGAGCTGTTCTGGGGCGCCACCTGGCGCAGCTGTCCCTTGCTGATCGCGCTGCTCTCGCTGCCCATCCTGGCCGCCGTGCTGCGCCTGATGCGCCAGCTGGCGCCCACGCGCCTGCGCTTGGCGGGCGCCGCTGCCGGCTTTGCCGCCGGCGGCATGGCCGCGCTCGTGTATTGCCTGCACTGCCCGGAGCTGGCGGCCAGCTTCGTCGGCTTCTGGTATGTGCTGGGCATGCTGGTGCCGACCGCCATCGGCGCGGCCATAGGGCCGAAAGTGCTGGCCTGGTAA
- a CDS encoding sigma-70 family RNA polymerase sigma factor produces MQRIPVSEHLHGTELRLHGLMLRGLDGDAAAYRSFLQATSGHLRAFLRRRLQRWPDEVEDLVQECLLAIHNQRLTYDTGVPLTSWIHAIARYKLIDWLRRHARREAQHLPYDEEDGTQELFSSADAEAAEASRDLGKLLASLPAQQRDAIVHTKLDGWSVRDTAAAMQISEASVKVAVHRGLKALAANLRTGNEGIAS; encoded by the coding sequence ATGCAACGAATACCTGTAAGCGAACACCTGCATGGCACGGAATTGCGGCTGCATGGCTTGATGCTGCGCGGGCTCGATGGCGATGCGGCGGCCTATCGCAGTTTCTTGCAAGCCACCAGCGGCCATTTGCGCGCGTTCCTGCGGCGCCGCCTGCAGCGCTGGCCGGACGAGGTGGAAGACCTGGTGCAGGAGTGTCTGCTGGCCATCCACAACCAGCGTCTGACGTACGATACGGGCGTGCCGCTGACGTCGTGGATCCATGCGATCGCGCGCTACAAATTGATCGACTGGCTGCGCCGGCATGCGCGGCGCGAGGCGCAGCACTTGCCGTATGACGAAGAAGATGGCACGCAGGAACTGTTTTCCAGCGCCGACGCCGAAGCGGCCGAAGCGAGCCGCGACCTGGGCAAGCTGCTGGCCAGCTTGCCGGCACAGCAGCGCGACGCCATCGTGCATACCAAGCTCGACGGCTGGTCCGTGCGCGACACGGCGGCGGCCATGCAGATTTCGGAAGCCAGCGTCAAAGTGGCCGTGCATCGCGGCTTGAAGGCACTGGCGGCCAATTTAAGAACAGGCAATGAAGGGATTGCATCATGA
- a CDS encoding MFS transporter, with protein MTEPSATTLSATSSPSDKSIRRRSLFAACSAHAVHDGLTDVIYVLLPIWQAQFAISYAMVGLLRGSYSGMMAGFQLLASRLARRWGRERLLVGGTALAGVAYLIAGQAGGLAVLLFALLLGGLGASTQHPLASSIVTDTHEAGGGVKEALSHYNFAGDIGKTLIPALVGLLLLVCSWQASVSLLGLLGLAAAGLLWWLLPKPGELQAGAKKAGKSIAGSGSKGSFRALLATGTLDSAVRMGFLTFLPFLLKSKGAGTAGIGVALSLLFVGGAFGKLLCGYLGARIGMMKTVWLTESMTSLLIVAGLWLPLAGIMVMLPLLGLALNGTSSVLYGVVPELAEPGKREHAFALFYTGSIGGGALSPVLFGALGDHTSVHTALLALAAVLLLTLPLAWKVQRGLAHGGPA; from the coding sequence ATGACCGAACCGTCCGCCACTACGCTGTCCGCCACCTCGTCCCCCTCCGACAAATCGATCCGCCGCCGCTCGCTGTTCGCCGCTTGCAGCGCGCATGCCGTGCATGACGGCTTGACGGACGTGATCTATGTGCTGCTGCCCATCTGGCAGGCGCAGTTTGCCATCAGCTATGCCATGGTGGGCCTGTTGCGCGGTTCGTACTCGGGCATGATGGCCGGTTTCCAGTTGCTGGCCAGCCGCCTGGCCAGGCGCTGGGGGCGCGAACGCCTGCTGGTGGGCGGCACGGCATTGGCCGGGGTCGCCTACCTGATCGCGGGGCAGGCAGGCGGACTGGCCGTGCTGCTGTTCGCCTTGCTGCTGGGCGGTCTGGGCGCCAGCACGCAGCATCCGCTGGCCTCGTCCATCGTCACCGACACGCACGAGGCGGGCGGGGGCGTGAAGGAAGCGCTTTCGCACTATAACTTTGCCGGCGATATCGGCAAGACCCTGATTCCCGCGCTGGTGGGCTTGCTGTTATTGGTGTGCAGCTGGCAAGCCAGCGTCTCCTTGCTGGGTTTGCTGGGCCTGGCGGCGGCCGGCTTGCTGTGGTGGCTGCTGCCGAAACCGGGCGAGCTGCAGGCTGGTGCGAAGAAGGCGGGCAAGAGCATCGCCGGCAGCGGCTCGAAGGGAAGTTTTCGCGCCTTGCTGGCCACGGGCACCCTGGACAGCGCCGTGCGCATGGGTTTTCTGACCTTTTTGCCATTCCTGCTGAAAAGCAAGGGCGCGGGCACGGCCGGCATTGGCGTGGCCTTATCGCTGCTGTTCGTGGGCGGCGCCTTCGGCAAGCTGCTGTGCGGCTACCTGGGCGCGCGCATCGGCATGATGAAAACCGTGTGGCTGACGGAATCGATGACCTCGCTGCTGATCGTGGCGGGCCTGTGGCTGCCGCTGGCCGGCATCATGGTCATGCTGCCTTTGCTGGGGCTGGCGCTCAATGGCACCTCGTCCGTGCTGTACGGCGTGGTGCCGGAACTGGCAGAGCCCGGCAAGCGAGAGCATGCGTTCGCCCTGTTTTACACGGGCAGCATCGGCGGCGGGGCGCTGTCGCCCGTACTGTTCGGCGCGCTGGGCGACCATACGAGCGTGCACACGGCCTTGCTGGCGCTGGCAGCCGTATTGCTGCTGACCTTGCCGCTGGCGTGGAAGGTGCAGCGAGGCCTGGCGCACGGTGGCCCCGCATGA
- a CDS encoding FecR domain-containing protein: MSSQPDSTPIAPAVLQRAAEWMARLWAEDASTADADACAAWRAAHPEHERAWARLQRFARQFEALPRDVAHGALAPAQRRATGRRRALQLLGLIAAGGGTALLAHESSLWQRAASDYRTAVGETRAIVLADGTQVVLDTASAIDVAYSAGERRIVLRAGAILVTSAHETSPVYRPLLVATPQGTATALGTRFGVRLDDGESRVAVFQGAVALQPVKEGAPSRHLQTGQQAVYTRHAVQDIGKVEDSAAAWTDGSLVAERMRLDQLLAELGRYRHGVLRCEDSIAGLRVTGVYSLRDTDRSLANLALSLPVQARYRTRYWVSVGPRPAS, encoded by the coding sequence ATGAGCTCCCAGCCCGATAGCACCCCCATCGCCCCCGCCGTGCTGCAGCGCGCCGCCGAGTGGATGGCGCGGCTGTGGGCGGAAGACGCCAGCACGGCCGATGCCGACGCCTGCGCCGCCTGGCGCGCCGCCCACCCCGAGCACGAACGGGCCTGGGCCCGGCTGCAGCGCTTTGCCCGGCAATTCGAGGCCTTGCCGCGCGACGTGGCGCATGGCGCCCTCGCGCCTGCTCAGCGCCGTGCCACCGGCCGCCGGCGCGCCTTGCAGCTGCTGGGCCTGATCGCGGCGGGCGGCGGCACGGCCCTGCTGGCGCACGAGTCCAGCCTGTGGCAGCGCGCCGCCAGCGACTACCGCACTGCCGTGGGCGAGACGCGCGCCATCGTGCTGGCGGACGGCACGCAAGTGGTGCTCGACACGGCCAGCGCCATCGACGTGGCATACAGCGCCGGCGAACGGCGCATCGTGCTGCGCGCCGGCGCCATCCTCGTCACCAGCGCGCATGAAACGTCGCCTGTGTATCGTCCGCTGCTGGTGGCGACGCCGCAAGGCACAGCCACGGCGCTGGGCACGCGCTTTGGCGTGCGCCTCGATGACGGCGAAAGCCGTGTCGCCGTGTTCCAGGGCGCCGTGGCGCTGCAACCGGTGAAGGAAGGTGCGCCCTCCCGGCACCTGCAGACGGGCCAGCAGGCCGTCTACACGCGCCATGCCGTGCAAGACATCGGCAAGGTGGAAGACAGCGCCGCCGCCTGGACCGATGGCAGCCTGGTGGCCGAGCGCATGCGTCTGGATCAGCTGCTGGCCGAGCTGGGACGCTACCGCCACGGCGTGCTGCGGTGCGAAGATTCCATCGCCGGCTTGCGCGTGACAGGCGTGTACTCGCTGCGCGACACGGACCGCTCGCTGGCCAACCTGGCCCTGAGCCTGCCCGTGCAAGCACGCTACCGCACGCGCTACTGGGTCAGCGTGGGGCCGCGTCCCGCCTCCTGA
- a CDS encoding DUF4331 domain-containing protein, which yields MSLSHSKTALGAALLGNLLALAIAPAAYASSHREAPFITQNPKVDATDFYMFRSYEAGRGAYTTLVADYIPLQDAYGGPNYFAMDPAALYEIHIDNNGDGKEDLTFQFRFTNTIKDGQFTVGGKKVSIPLVINGGAIDSVNPAGLNVRETYSVTVVRGDRRTGTRSAVTNASGGGTTFDKPVDNIGNKAIPNYAAYAAQHVYAVNIPGCATPARLFVGQRKDPFVVNLGETFDLINIKAPATEFAANAESAAKDDLARKNVTAIEMEVPTTCLTAGSDPVIGGWTTASLRQGRLLNPAPGTATTASKEGGAWVQVSRLGMPLVNELVIGLKDKDRFNASKPSGDAQFADYVTNPTAPALVEVLFGSAGAKAPTNFPRNDLVATFLTGIKGVNQPVTVTASEMLRLNTSIAATNVGAQNRLGVIGGDNAGFPNGRRPGDDVVDVVLRVAMGKLCTLNIGCAPADAPAGGLHFTDGAFLDETAFTAGFPYLKNPVAGSPQL from the coding sequence ATGTCTTTGTCACACTCGAAAACCGCACTGGGCGCCGCACTCCTGGGCAACCTGCTGGCCTTGGCGATCGCGCCAGCGGCCTATGCCTCCAGCCACCGCGAAGCGCCGTTCATCACGCAAAACCCGAAAGTCGACGCCACCGACTTCTATATGTTCCGCAGCTATGAAGCGGGCCGCGGGGCCTACACCACGCTGGTGGCCGACTATATCCCCCTGCAAGACGCGTACGGCGGCCCGAACTACTTCGCCATGGACCCCGCCGCCCTGTACGAAATCCATATCGACAACAATGGCGACGGCAAGGAAGACCTCACCTTCCAGTTCCGCTTTACCAACACCATCAAGGATGGCCAGTTCACCGTGGGCGGCAAGAAAGTCTCGATTCCGCTCGTCATCAACGGCGGCGCCATCGATTCCGTCAACCCGGCCGGCCTGAACGTGCGCGAAACCTACAGCGTGACGGTGGTGCGGGGCGACCGCCGCACGGGCACGAGGAGCGCAGTCACCAACGCCAGCGGCGGCGGCACGACCTTCGACAAGCCCGTCGACAATATCGGCAACAAGGCCATCCCCAACTACGCCGCGTATGCCGCGCAGCATGTGTACGCCGTCAACATTCCCGGCTGCGCCACGCCGGCGCGCCTGTTCGTCGGCCAGCGCAAGGACCCTTTCGTCGTGAATTTGGGCGAAACGTTCGACTTGATCAACATCAAGGCGCCCGCCACGGAGTTTGCCGCGAATGCGGAGTCGGCCGCCAAGGATGACCTGGCGCGCAAGAACGTCACGGCCATCGAGATGGAAGTACCGACCACCTGCCTGACGGCCGGCAGCGATCCTGTCATCGGCGGCTGGACCACGGCCAGCCTGCGCCAGGGCCGCCTGCTGAACCCGGCGCCGGGCACGGCCACCACGGCGTCGAAGGAAGGCGGCGCGTGGGTGCAAGTGTCGCGCCTGGGCATGCCTCTGGTAAATGAACTGGTCATCGGCCTGAAGGACAAGGACCGCTTCAACGCCAGCAAGCCATCGGGCGACGCGCAGTTTGCCGATTATGTGACCAACCCCACGGCGCCGGCCCTGGTGGAAGTGCTGTTCGGCTCGGCAGGCGCCAAGGCACCCACCAACTTCCCCCGCAACGACCTGGTGGCCACCTTTTTGACGGGCATCAAGGGCGTGAACCAGCCCGTCACCGTGACGGCGTCCGAAATGCTGCGCCTGAACACCTCGATCGCGGCCACCAATGTCGGCGCACAAAACCGCCTCGGCGTCATCGGCGGCGATAACGCGGGCTTTCCGAACGGCCGCCGCCCCGGCGACGACGTGGTCGACGTGGTGCTGCGCGTGGCCATGGGCAAGCTGTGCACCCTGAACATCGGCTGCGCCCCGGCCGACGCACCGGCTGGCGGCCTGCACTTCACGGATGGCGCCTTCCTCGACGAAACCGCGTTCACGGCAGGTTTCCCCTACCTGAAAAATCCCGTGGCCGGTTCGCCGCAGCTGTAA
- a CDS encoding DUF5071 domain-containing protein, whose protein sequence is MHLPLPRDKHDTENAQALIALSWEELRPAMPQILEWVQDVNWPVAGILLPYLAGIGPRLAPYVKTVLASNDEQWKYFVLQGIVRHSRELAFELDGELQRFAHAPTMGELEEGVAEVAREILQCQIITVVGQ, encoded by the coding sequence ATGCACCTGCCATTGCCGCGCGATAAACACGATACGGAGAATGCGCAAGCCCTCATCGCCCTGAGCTGGGAGGAGCTGCGTCCGGCCATGCCGCAGATACTGGAATGGGTGCAAGATGTGAACTGGCCCGTGGCCGGCATCCTCCTGCCGTATCTGGCCGGCATCGGCCCACGTCTTGCCCCCTATGTGAAAACGGTGCTGGCCAGCAACGACGAACAATGGAAGTACTTTGTTTTGCAGGGCATCGTGCGCCATTCACGGGAGCTGGCATTCGAATTGGACGGGGAATTGCAACGCTTCGCCCATGCACCGACAATGGGAGAACTGGAAGAAGGCGTGGCCGAGGTGGCCCGGGAAATTCTGCAATGCCAGATAATAACTGTGGTCGGCCAGTAA
- a CDS encoding sigma-70 family RNA polymerase sigma factor: MLRPELELHRQIEVLYSDHHGWLQGWLRRKLGNAFDAADLAHDTYLRIISRGRAPEPDESRQHLAQIANGLVVDLFRRRHIESAYADAIAAQPEALVPTPEMRALIVEALMEIDAILASLPPKVRDAFLLCKLEGMAYADIAARLDVSVSSVEKYIARALLACCAAQFA; this comes from the coding sequence ATGCTACGCCCCGAACTGGAACTGCACCGGCAAATCGAAGTGCTCTATAGCGACCACCACGGCTGGCTGCAGGGCTGGCTGCGCCGCAAGCTGGGCAACGCCTTCGATGCGGCCGACCTGGCGCACGACACGTATCTGCGCATCATCTCGCGCGGCCGCGCACCCGAGCCGGACGAATCGCGCCAGCACCTGGCGCAGATCGCCAACGGCCTGGTGGTGGACCTGTTCCGCCGCCGGCATATCGAGTCAGCCTACGCGGACGCCATCGCCGCGCAGCCGGAAGCGCTGGTGCCCACGCCGGAAATGCGCGCGCTGATCGTCGAGGCATTGATGGAAATCGACGCCATCCTCGCCAGCCTGCCGCCTAAAGTGCGCGACGCCTTTTTGCTGTGCAAACTGGAAGGCATGGCCTACGCCGACATCGCCGCGCGCCTCGACGTTTCCGTCTCGTCGGTGGAAAAATACATCGCCCGCGCCTTGCTGGCCTGCTGCGCGGCGCAATTCGCATGA
- a CDS encoding pentapeptide MXKDX repeat protein gives MKTTITTFTAILASAILMSGAAFAQDAMKKDAMAKDGMHKPMAKKHMKKDHMAKDGMAKDAMAKDGMKKDEMKKDGMAKDAMAK, from the coding sequence ATGAAAACCACGATCACCACCTTCACCGCCATCCTCGCTTCCGCCATCCTCATGTCGGGCGCCGCGTTCGCCCAGGATGCCATGAAGAAAGACGCCATGGCCAAGGACGGCATGCACAAGCCGATGGCGAAGAAGCACATGAAGAAGGACCACATGGCCAAGGATGGCATGGCGAAAGATGCCATGGCAAAAGACGGCATGAAGAAGGATGAGATGAAAAAGGATGGCATGGCCAAGGATGCGATGGCCAAATAA
- a CDS encoding molybdopterin-dependent oxidoreductase produces the protein MKKTILVQEEGQAMLDDALRQIKQPSRRLFLQRSLTLGGLSLLTGCNVSGPSGIETALTAVSRFNDRVQGWLFDPTKLAPTYPDSMITRPFPFNAYYGEDEVEEVDGDAWRLELSGLIADRKPWSLPQLRALPQETQITRHICVEGWSAIGKWGGVPFAHFLKRVGADTTAKYIGFKCADDYFTSIDMATALHPQTIMALTYDGQELPPKYGYPMKLRMPTKLGYKNPKHIQAIFVTNTYPGGYWENQGYNWFGGS, from the coding sequence ATGAAAAAAACCATCCTCGTGCAAGAAGAGGGCCAGGCCATGCTGGACGACGCCTTGCGCCAGATCAAGCAGCCGTCGCGCCGTTTGTTTTTGCAGCGCAGCCTGACCCTGGGCGGCCTGTCCTTGTTGACTGGTTGCAACGTCAGCGGCCCGTCCGGCATCGAGACAGCCCTGACGGCCGTGTCGCGCTTCAACGACAGGGTACAGGGCTGGCTGTTCGACCCGACCAAACTGGCGCCGACCTACCCGGACTCCATGATCACGCGGCCGTTTCCCTTCAACGCGTATTACGGCGAGGACGAGGTGGAAGAAGTCGATGGCGACGCCTGGCGCCTGGAATTGAGCGGCTTGATCGCCGACAGGAAGCCATGGAGCTTGCCGCAATTGCGCGCCTTGCCGCAGGAAACGCAGATCACGCGCCACATCTGCGTGGAAGGCTGGAGCGCCATCGGCAAGTGGGGCGGCGTGCCGTTTGCCCATTTCCTGAAGCGGGTCGGCGCCGACACGACGGCGAAATACATCGGCTTCAAGTGCGCCGACGATTATTTCACCAGCATCGACATGGCCACGGCCTTGCATCCGCAAACCATCATGGCCCTGACCTACGACGGCCAGGAGTTGCCGCCCAAGTACGGCTACCCGATGAAACTGCGCATGCCGACCAAGCTGGGCTACAAGAATCCCAAGCACATCCAGGCCATTTTCGTCACGAATACGTATCCGGGAGGGTATTGGGAGAATCAGGGCTACAACTGGTTCGGCGGCTCTTGA
- a CDS encoding HupE/UreJ family protein, protein MLALLLTLCAWLAPAQAHKPSDSYLSLAVHGQQIEGQWDIALRDLDFAIGLDGNGDGALTWDEIRARHDAIAAYALQRLQLASDQGVCPLKAVEQLIDSHTDGAYSVLRFAAACPGAKAPAALSIGYTLFADLDPQHKGLFKINAGGATQTAIFDPDNPRQSISLTTPNRLAQFGAYVKHGIWHIWIGYDHILFLLSLLLPAVLLKSPNDTDRLNPMAESRGRTLRVRPQTLHLGLNAAFIDVFKVVTAFTLAHSITLSLASLSLVSLPSRWVESAIAASVILAALNNLLPLFRGKRPVAAFAFGLIHGFGFASVLRDLGLPQGSLLTSLLGFNVGVELGQLAIVAAFLPIAWLLRKTWLYRQVLTVGSLAIALVACVWLVERVADIKLISA, encoded by the coding sequence ATGCTCGCGTTGCTGCTCACCCTGTGCGCCTGGCTCGCCCCCGCGCAGGCGCACAAGCCCAGCGACAGTTATTTGAGCCTGGCCGTGCACGGCCAGCAGATCGAAGGGCAATGGGATATCGCCCTGCGCGACCTCGATTTCGCCATCGGCCTCGACGGCAATGGCGACGGCGCGCTGACCTGGGATGAAATCCGCGCGCGCCACGACGCCATCGCCGCCTACGCCTTGCAGCGCCTGCAGCTGGCCAGCGACCAGGGCGTCTGCCCCTTGAAAGCCGTCGAACAGCTGATCGACAGCCACACGGACGGCGCCTACAGCGTGCTGCGCTTTGCGGCCGCCTGCCCCGGCGCCAAAGCGCCAGCGGCATTAAGCATCGGCTACACGCTGTTTGCCGACCTCGATCCGCAGCACAAGGGCCTGTTCAAGATCAATGCCGGCGGCGCCACGCAAACGGCCATCTTCGACCCGGACAACCCGCGCCAGAGCATTTCCCTGACCACGCCCAATCGCCTGGCGCAGTTCGGCGCCTATGTGAAACACGGCATCTGGCATATCTGGATCGGCTACGACCATATTCTGTTTTTGCTGTCGCTGCTGCTGCCGGCCGTGCTGCTAAAAAGTCCAAATGACACGGACCGTTTAAACCCAATGGCGGAGAGCCGGGGTCGGACCCTGAGGGTCCGACCCCAGACTTTGCATCTGGGTTTGAACGCAGCGTTTATTGACGTTTTTAAAGTCGTCACGGCGTTTACGCTCGCCCATTCCATCACCCTGAGCCTGGCCAGCCTGTCGCTCGTCTCGCTGCCGTCGCGCTGGGTGGAATCGGCGATTGCCGCCTCGGTGATCCTGGCCGCGCTGAACAACCTGCTGCCGCTGTTCCGCGGCAAACGCCCCGTGGCCGCCTTCGCCTTTGGCCTGATCCACGGTTTCGGCTTTGCCAGCGTGCTGCGCGACCTGGGCTTGCCGCAGGGTTCCCTGCTGACCAGCCTGCTGGGTTTCAACGTGGGCGTGGAACTGGGCCAGCTGGCCATCGTCGCCGCCTTCCTGCCCATTGCCTGGCTGCTGCGCAAGACGTGGCTGTACCGGCAAGTGCTGACCGTCGGCTCGCTGGCCATCGCGCTGGTCGCTTGCGTGTGGCTGGTGGAGCGGGTAGCCGACATCAAGCTGATTTCAGCCTGA
- a CDS encoding cytochrome b/b6 domain-containing protein translates to MNGQASVIHPAWLRLTHWLNAVAVVVLATSGWRIYNAAPFFPFELPRALTLGGWLGGALQWHFAAMWLLVANGLLYLAINIASGRLRRQFFPLTPRLLLADFMAALKGKLAHADPRHYNMVQRAAYLFVMLDCIVLVLSGLVLWKSVQFPLLRELIGGYESARRVHFIAMALLTGFVGVHLLMVALVPRTLVAMLRGR, encoded by the coding sequence ATGAACGGACAAGCGAGCGTGATCCACCCCGCCTGGCTGCGCCTGACGCACTGGCTCAATGCCGTGGCCGTCGTGGTGCTGGCCACCAGCGGCTGGCGCATCTATAACGCGGCGCCATTTTTCCCCTTCGAGCTGCCGCGCGCGCTGACCCTGGGCGGCTGGCTGGGTGGCGCCCTGCAATGGCATTTCGCCGCCATGTGGTTGCTGGTGGCCAATGGCTTGCTGTATCTGGCGATTAACATCGCCTCTGGACGGCTGCGGCGCCAGTTCTTTCCCCTGACGCCGCGCTTGCTGCTGGCCGATTTCATGGCGGCCCTGAAAGGCAAGCTGGCCCACGCGGACCCCCGTCATTACAACATGGTGCAGCGCGCCGCCTACCTGTTCGTCATGCTCGACTGCATCGTGCTGGTGCTGTCCGGCCTGGTGCTGTGGAAGTCCGTGCAATTTCCCCTGCTGCGCGAGCTCATCGGCGGCTACGAGAGTGCGCGCAGGGTCCACTTCATCGCCATGGCGCTGCTGACGGGCTTTGTCGGCGTGCACTTGCTGATGGTGGCGCTGGTGCCGCGCACGCTGGTCGCCATGCTGCGCGGCCGCTGA
- a CDS encoding DUF1223 domain-containing protein, producing the protein MDIKHRLASLLFPVLGTVAASPAMAQLAAGQRCAVQSGPQTAALVELYSSEGCSSCPPADQRLSALRKEAGPASLIVPLALHVTYWDQIGWTDPLAQAQFDARQAELLRHQPRHVAYTPQFFVGGTELRGWDTQLPAAIRRINATAAPVNISLSATPGPSGKLLLEANASAPDAQTGGQLYVAISESAIVSKVLRGENRGATLHHDAAVRLWLGPVSLAQGRAQLRRAVNLPATWRPEQLQVVAFVQRAGSSAILQAVSTASCAKGAM; encoded by the coding sequence ATGGACATCAAGCACCGCCTTGCATCACTGCTTTTTCCCGTGCTGGGCACGGTCGCGGCATCCCCGGCCATGGCGCAGCTGGCCGCCGGCCAGCGCTGCGCCGTGCAAAGCGGGCCGCAGACGGCGGCGCTGGTGGAACTGTACAGCAGCGAAGGCTGCTCCAGCTGCCCGCCCGCCGACCAGCGCCTGAGCGCCTTGCGCAAGGAAGCGGGCCCGGCCAGCCTGATCGTGCCGCTGGCCCTGCACGTCACCTACTGGGACCAGATCGGCTGGACGGACCCGCTGGCGCAGGCGCAATTCGATGCGCGCCAGGCCGAGTTGCTGCGCCACCAGCCGCGCCACGTGGCCTACACGCCGCAGTTTTTCGTGGGCGGCACGGAATTGCGCGGCTGGGATACGCAGCTGCCGGCCGCCATCCGCCGCATCAACGCGACTGCCGCGCCCGTCAATATCAGCCTGTCCGCCACGCCGGGGCCCAGTGGAAAATTATTGCTTGAAGCGAATGCCAGCGCGCCGGACGCGCAGACGGGCGGCCAGCTGTACGTGGCCATCAGTGAAAGCGCCATCGTCTCGAAAGTGCTGCGCGGCGAAAACCGCGGCGCCACCCTGCATCACGATGCAGCCGTACGCCTGTGGCTGGGGCCGGTGTCTCTGGCGCAAGGCCGCGCCCAGCTGCGCCGCGCAGTCAACCTGCCCGCCACTTGGCGACCCGAGCAGCTGCAAGTGGTCGCCTTCGTGCAGCGGGCCGGCAGCAGCGCCATCCTGCAAGCCGTCAGCACGGCATCCTGCGCGAAGGGAGCGATGTGA